The following proteins are encoded in a genomic region of Leptospira langatensis:
- the lpdA gene encoding dihydrolipoyl dehydrogenase has translation MAEKYDVTVIGGGPGGYVAAIRASQLGLNVCLVEKEKLGGVCLNWGCIPTKALLESAHLLESIRKSETFGLKVSGVDPDFPGIVKRSRGVADTMSNGVDFLMKKNKISVKKGSAVFKDKNTIWLPDTSKEEIQSEYFIIATGARPRDLPGLPFDGEKVLSSKHAMIQEAPPKTLAIIGAGAIGIEFADFYSSMGTEVSIIEMQDRILPLEDPEISNLLNRSFIKRGIQILTSVGVSEPKSESDGVTLLLKGEGIAKEGEKRKFSKVLVAIGVAPNTEDMHLEEIGVFLQRGFVKVDTKFKSKVENIYAIGDCIGAPLLAHVASSEGIKAAEAISIQKGNPHSLVYEPMDYQKIPACTYCHPEVASVGLKEEEAKKAGIDVSIGKFPFRANGRAQALGEVEGMVKLVADRKTGEILGAHMIGPNVTEILGEINLGMGSELTLKEIAGRIHAHPTLAESVMEAAAQALGEAINI, from the coding sequence ATGGCAGAGAAGTACGACGTGACCGTAATTGGCGGAGGCCCCGGTGGATATGTGGCCGCAATCCGAGCCTCTCAACTCGGATTGAACGTTTGTCTAGTTGAAAAAGAAAAACTAGGCGGGGTCTGCTTGAACTGGGGTTGTATTCCCACCAAAGCTCTTCTCGAATCCGCTCACCTCTTAGAATCCATTCGTAAATCCGAAACCTTCGGCCTAAAAGTATCCGGAGTAGATCCGGACTTTCCAGGGATCGTAAAACGTTCTAGAGGAGTTGCGGATACTATGTCCAACGGAGTCGACTTCCTCATGAAGAAGAATAAGATCTCCGTGAAGAAAGGAAGCGCCGTCTTCAAAGACAAGAATACGATCTGGCTTCCGGATACTTCCAAAGAAGAGATCCAATCCGAATATTTCATCATCGCAACGGGAGCAAGACCGAGGGATCTTCCCGGACTTCCGTTCGACGGGGAAAAGGTTCTCTCTAGCAAACACGCAATGATCCAAGAGGCTCCTCCCAAGACGCTCGCAATCATAGGTGCCGGAGCGATCGGTATAGAATTCGCGGACTTCTATTCCAGCATGGGAACCGAAGTGAGCATTATTGAAATGCAAGATCGCATCCTTCCATTAGAAGATCCTGAAATATCCAATCTACTCAATCGCTCTTTCATAAAAAGAGGAATCCAGATACTTACAAGCGTGGGAGTCTCCGAACCAAAATCGGAATCGGATGGGGTCACTCTTCTTCTCAAAGGAGAAGGAATTGCAAAAGAAGGAGAGAAAAGAAAATTCTCCAAGGTGCTCGTGGCGATCGGAGTTGCTCCGAATACCGAAGATATGCATTTAGAAGAGATAGGTGTGTTCCTACAAAGAGGATTCGTAAAGGTTGATACCAAATTCAAGAGCAAGGTAGAGAATATCTACGCGATCGGGGACTGTATTGGCGCTCCCCTACTCGCTCATGTGGCTTCTTCGGAAGGGATCAAGGCAGCAGAAGCGATCTCCATCCAAAAAGGGAATCCTCACTCTCTCGTATACGAACCCATGGACTATCAAAAGATCCCTGCTTGCACGTACTGTCATCCCGAAGTAGCCTCCGTTGGTCTGAAAGAAGAAGAAGCTAAGAAAGCCGGCATAGATGTCTCCATCGGAAAATTCCCGTTTAGGGCCAATGGTAGAGCGCAAGCACTGGGAGAAGTGGAAGGAATGGTCAAGTTAGTCGCAGATCGTAAGACAGGAGAGATCCTAGGCGCTCATATGATCGGACCGAATGTGACCGAAATACTTGGAGAGATCAATCTGGGAATGGGATCGGAACTTACCTTAAAAGAGATCGCAGGAAGGATACATGCTCACCCAACGCTTGCGGAATCCGTAATGGAAGCCGCAGCACAGGCATTAGGCGAAGCGATCAATATCTGA
- a CDS encoding class I SAM-dependent DNA methyltransferase: MKLYSELAEYYFDIEKNARKFELETQFIDRLFRKHRVRNILDMGCGTGEHVTHFQGLGYKSKGVDSSSRMIEVAQKRYSHCKFEVGAMQNYKSKEKWDAIISLFGSFNYLLSNEEVEAALKNLEQNLKPAGIAVLEVWNAEPLRRIKRKAIGPVSQLKTKVATIQRNRGFRLVRADQSTVVEVNYIYNMNSREIKDKHLMRAYFLAEFQRMIAKHRMEILHVYSNYSEIKFKSNAGRMIVVLKKKSS, translated from the coding sequence ATGAAACTCTACTCCGAACTGGCAGAATACTACTTCGATATAGAAAAGAATGCGAGAAAATTCGAATTGGAAACCCAGTTCATAGATCGCTTATTTCGCAAACATAGGGTTCGCAATATTTTGGATATGGGCTGTGGAACGGGAGAACATGTGACCCATTTCCAAGGATTGGGATATAAATCCAAAGGAGTGGACTCTTCTTCCAGAATGATAGAGGTGGCGCAGAAGAGATATTCTCATTGCAAGTTCGAAGTCGGAGCAATGCAGAACTATAAGTCCAAGGAAAAATGGGACGCAATCATCAGTCTATTCGGTTCTTTTAATTATCTATTATCCAATGAAGAAGTGGAAGCGGCTCTTAAGAATCTGGAGCAGAATTTAAAACCTGCGGGCATTGCCGTCTTGGAAGTTTGGAACGCAGAACCTCTTCGTAGGATCAAAAGAAAGGCGATCGGCCCGGTCTCTCAGCTCAAGACCAAGGTTGCCACTATTCAGAGAAACAGGGGATTTCGTCTAGTCAGAGCGGATCAATCCACAGTCGTAGAAGTAAATTATATTTATAATATGAATTCCAGAGAGATCAAGGACAAGCATCTGATGAGAGCCTATTTTCTCGCGGAATTCCAGAGAATGATCGCAAAGCATAGGATGGAGATCCTACACGTATACTCCAATTACAGCGAGATCAAATTCAAGAGCAATGCCGGAAGAATGATCGTCGTCCTAAAAAAGAAAAGCTCCTGA
- a CDS encoding chemotaxis protein CheX translates to MSLNIDPLLDEKFILTISQIFPEFLEKNLGVQAVREAFGPSKNEGLCYENCTSVSFEGEATGKLFLAMDGYTKLKLLPKIARSFHIDPTIRSHAASIMLEFANQICAELITEMKLGRFQMDILPPENLNNKLVPVDLEHHRQYILIYFLKDQDAKEYLGRIYLILLMQKY, encoded by the coding sequence ATGTCTTTAAATATAGATCCTCTTCTCGACGAAAAATTCATTCTCACGATCTCTCAGATCTTTCCGGAGTTCTTGGAGAAAAACTTGGGAGTGCAGGCCGTGCGAGAGGCGTTCGGTCCTTCCAAGAACGAGGGGCTTTGCTATGAGAATTGTACCTCCGTTTCTTTCGAGGGAGAGGCGACCGGAAAACTTTTTTTAGCGATGGACGGATATACTAAGCTCAAACTCCTTCCTAAGATCGCTCGTTCCTTTCATATAGATCCTACCATTCGAAGCCACGCAGCTTCCATTATGCTGGAGTTCGCAAACCAGATCTGTGCGGAACTGATTACCGAAATGAAATTGGGAAGATTCCAAATGGATATTCTTCCTCCCGAAAATCTGAACAATAAATTGGTTCCGGTCGATCTGGAGCATCATAGACAGTACATTCTTATCTATTTTTTAAAGGACCAAGACGCAAAAGAGTATCTGGGTCGCATCTATCTCATTCTTCTGATGCAAAAATATTAA
- a CDS encoding alpha/beta hydrolase family protein yields MLGYVVQGFPFLLKYADMISSPPSEVLEEEVSLTGFPKFRLKIFPAAPNSPSVYLQHGMSARGIDDPRILTLATHLRNSGLQVFLPELPEVKGLRIASETVGNIRALFDFFSKREGRSISFLSASFSAGMGMVALAGKKQQEFLDSVLLVGTYSDFSQTLPFILSNYDLDPYAVHIVLYNYISKIRPELKSLEEFYYQTALDNGLQRTGPSEKGPEVFQTLGKAEKEFAASIRSDASFRESLASSILKVLPKDFIRENSPCNFLEDWKAPISLLHGFDDPVISPTESESLYEALGRRSYIDSIFLKSRLITHGDHLPFYTQLGEIPKLAAVWGFFLKKTGL; encoded by the coding sequence ATGTTAGGCTACGTAGTACAAGGCTTTCCCTTTCTTCTCAAATACGCCGATATGATCTCTTCCCCTCCTTCGGAGGTCCTGGAAGAAGAGGTATCTCTTACCGGTTTTCCCAAGTTCCGTCTCAAGATCTTTCCTGCGGCTCCGAACTCGCCTTCTGTATACCTGCAACACGGGATGAGTGCGAGAGGGATCGACGATCCTAGGATACTTACCCTCGCCACTCATTTGAGAAACAGCGGATTGCAGGTGTTCCTTCCTGAACTTCCGGAAGTGAAAGGACTCAGGATCGCCTCCGAGACCGTGGGAAATATTCGAGCGTTGTTCGATTTCTTTTCCAAAAGAGAAGGAAGGTCTATTTCCTTTCTCTCGGCAAGTTTCTCCGCCGGAATGGGAATGGTGGCTCTGGCTGGAAAGAAACAACAGGAGTTCTTGGATTCGGTCCTTCTTGTAGGAACATATTCCGATTTTAGCCAAACGCTTCCCTTTATTCTTTCGAACTACGATCTGGATCCATATGCGGTCCATATTGTTCTCTACAATTATATCTCTAAGATCCGTCCGGAGCTAAAAAGTTTAGAAGAATTCTATTATCAGACTGCGTTAGACAATGGGCTGCAAAGAACTGGTCCTTCTGAAAAGGGGCCCGAGGTATTTCAAACATTAGGAAAAGCGGAGAAGGAATTTGCCGCTTCTATTCGGTCGGATGCTTCCTTTCGGGAAAGTTTAGCGAGTTCTATTCTTAAGGTCCTACCCAAGGATTTTATCCGAGAGAATTCCCCCTGCAATTTCTTGGAAGATTGGAAGGCTCCCATCTCCCTACTGCATGGTTTCGACGATCCGGTGATCTCTCCGACAGAATCGGAATCCCTCTATGAGGCGTTAGGCAGGAGATCCTACATAGATTCCATCTTTTTGAAGTCCAGGTTGATCACCCATGGGGACCATTTGCCCTTCTATACGCAACTAGGGGAGATCCCGAAGCTAGCGGCTGTTTGGGGGTTTTTTCTAAAAAAAACCGGACTCTAA